GAATGAAATTAACAACAAAATAATCAATAGGATTTACTCCAGTCATTTTTACCCTTATTAATACATCGTGTGTTCCTATCTCTGGTTGATTCACGTCTGATAGTTTTAGGTTTTCTAAACCAGATTTTTCAAAAACTAAGGCTTTCATAAGAGAATATTGGATCTATTTATTTTAATTCTAACTTAACTTAAGTAAAGCTAGTTTCCTTTAATTTATAAATAGCCATGTTTATTAAAAATTACATTTTTATAAATTTTTTCCTTCTTTCTAATGCTTCCATATATGCTTTCTTTTCTTCTTCAGTTAAAGGTTGGTATTCTTTTACTTTAGCCGGTTTTCCATTTTTATCTATTCTTACATAATTAAAATAAGCAGTAGTTACATGCTCTTCAACGAAGTTTTTTGTATCTAGTCTTATTACGTTTAATATAACTTCGAATGAAGTGCTTCCTACATATGAAATTCCTGCACGTATTTTTATTATATCTGACAATCTAATAGGAGTGTAAAAACTAGTACTGTTTACGGATACTGTAACAACAGCCCCGTTTTCTGGGTTATAGTTCTCATAATTTATGTAACTTAAACATAAGGCTCCACCTATATCATCCATAAGTTTTAATAATTTTCCAGCAGAAATTATCTTTCCATCATATGTCATTTCTGGAGTAATAAAGTAAGTTGATTCTGATCTATATCTTAACCCTACTGTAGGGTCTGAAGTATCATATCTTTTCTTTATTCTATCCTTTATGCTTTCTGCTTTTTCTTGCCTTCTATGTAATGCTTTGTTAAACTTATCAAATTCTTCTTCAGTTTCTGGTACTATTTTGTTTTCTATAATAGTAGGTCTTAAAAATTCATCAACTTTAACATAAGTGCCAGTAGCTTCCACTAAAGTTTCGTTTCCTTTTAATGCTCTCATTGAAACTTCCATAGATGTATTTCCTACATAATCTACTTCTGCTTCAATATCTATTATATCTCCAAGCATTATTGGTTTTTTAAATACTACGTCATCTAATGACGCAATTACTGCCAATCCTCTAGCAACTCTCATTGAAGCAATCATTCCAGTATCAACTAAGAAACTTAGCATGTCTCCGCCATGTAGTCTACCTAGGAAGTTAGTATTCTCATAATGTATAATTCTTTTAGTAATTACTTTAGTTTCAGAGATTCTCAAATATGACACCGTTAACTTCATCTGCAACTTTTAAGAATTTTTTATCTAACTTTGAATATTCTATTGCATAATCCCTTAATTGGTCTAGTATTTCTTTCCATTTTTCTTTTACTTCTTTTAATACGTCGTCTGGCACTTTATCTATATCTATTCTTTTGTGATTAGCAGAAAAATAAGGCAAAAATTCATCTTCCGATAGGGAAATCACAACTATTCCTTGCCTATCTAAAACATATTCATGAACTCCTTTTTTTGTTATAGTTATACCAAAATCGTCAGAAGGGGGAAGTAATCTCATAACTTCTCTTAGGAATTGAAGAATGCTTTCTTTATCTCCTTTTATTTTCATTTTTTTTAAAGATTGTGAAAGTTCATTCATTTTAACCAGCCTTAGATAAATCGTAATGCCCTAATGGAGGTGGTACTGGTACTCTTATTTTAATCTTTCCTTCTCTTAACCAGGGCGAAAGAAGGAAAGCTACACCATTCTTTTCCCAACTTAAAATTTTTGCATCACTTTTAGATATTCCTAAGTTCTCAGCAACTTCTGGTTTTATTCTAAAAATCACTTTTGTGTTTGCTAATTGAACTATTATATCTGAAAGGTCGTTAGGATTATGGGTTGAAAAGATGAAACCAATCCTTCTTCTCCTACCTAATCTCATCATGGTAGATATTTTACCAGCTACTCTTCTCACATAATTAGCATCTTCTTCTCCTCCTTTACCAGAAGGAAAGAACTTATGAGCTTCATCTATTATAAGGACCAGTCTGTCCTTAAGATTTCCTTTTTTCATTTCCAGTTCTCTTAATTCGAAAATTTTATCAAGGAAATAATATGTAATTATCTTCTGGGAGAAATCATCTAACTCACTATTGTACAAATCTAAAACTAATAACTTGTAAGGTTCATTAAGTATCTTCTTAAGCGGTTCTTTTTTCACTCCGACATCAAACAATCCTGTTTCTTTCAGTAGATATAATCCTCTAATTATGTTTTCCTTAGTACTTTTATGAATACTTATCTTTTCTATGTCGTCAGTATCCATAGCCTCAATTAAATCGTCTAAAGAATTGTATTGCGACCCTTTCTTTTTTA
The nucleotide sequence above comes from Sulfurisphaera javensis. Encoded proteins:
- a CDS encoding acyl-CoA thioesterase — protein: MSYLRISETKVITKRIIHYENTNFLGRLHGGDMLSFLVDTGMIASMRVARGLAVIASLDDVVFKKPIMLGDIIDIEAEVDYVGNTSMEVSMRALKGNETLVEATGTYVKVDEFLRPTIIENKIVPETEEEFDKFNKALHRRQEKAESIKDRIKKRYDTSDPTVGLRYRSESTYFITPEMTYDGKIISAGKLLKLMDDIGGALCLSYINYENYNPENGAVVTVSVNSTSFYTPIRLSDIIKIRAGISYVGSTSFEVILNVIRLDTKNFVEEHVTTAYFNYVRIDKNGKPAKVKEYQPLTEEEKKAYMEALERRKKFIKM